The following proteins are co-located in the Streptomyces sp. NBC_00435 genome:
- a CDS encoding helix-turn-helix transcriptional regulator, producing the protein MFRTLGGGDLPNNDINPTHPHPVTSMCAEGTRLYAAALSTGRVARSEVGNVPCLLEFGLLRPDPDDANQLRAVPPSVALAQRLHPLEQEIQDRRRSAVDLTDAFEPFLAISARSPSNTHAITALEGLEQINAALDLATAECHTEVLTIQPGGGRSPFVLSQSLERGTNVIDRGVSIRTLYQHTARHSQSMLAYADRISTGKVEIRTLEELIERLIIFDRTVAFIPARDDRRVALELRHPGVVAYLIKVFEQLWRRAVPLGDEVTYEHTPAGISGVQRSIAQLLIEGHVDEAIARRLGMNVRTCRAHIAKLASALGSGSRAQLGFLIAQSGILEDSEG; encoded by the coding sequence ATGTTCAGGACCCTGGGGGGTGGAGATTTGCCCAACAACGACATAAACCCGACACATCCCCACCCGGTCACCAGCATGTGCGCCGAGGGGACACGGCTGTACGCGGCGGCGCTGAGCACCGGCCGCGTGGCCCGCAGCGAGGTCGGGAACGTCCCCTGCCTGCTCGAATTCGGTCTGTTGCGGCCCGACCCCGATGACGCGAACCAGCTCCGCGCGGTTCCACCCTCCGTCGCACTCGCACAGCGTCTCCACCCGCTCGAGCAGGAGATCCAGGACCGCCGCCGCAGCGCCGTGGATCTCACCGATGCATTCGAGCCGTTCCTGGCCATCAGCGCCCGGAGTCCTTCGAACACCCACGCCATCACCGCGCTCGAAGGCCTGGAGCAGATCAACGCGGCGCTCGACCTGGCCACCGCCGAGTGCCACACCGAGGTGCTGACGATCCAGCCCGGCGGGGGCCGGTCCCCCTTCGTCCTGTCCCAGTCACTGGAGCGCGGCACCAACGTGATCGACCGCGGGGTCAGCATCCGCACGCTGTACCAGCACACCGCGCGGCACAGTCAGAGCATGCTCGCCTACGCAGACCGTATATCCACGGGGAAGGTTGAGATCCGCACCCTCGAAGAACTGATCGAGCGCCTCATCATCTTCGACCGTACCGTGGCTTTCATCCCAGCCCGCGACGACCGGCGTGTCGCGCTGGAGCTGCGCCACCCCGGAGTCGTGGCGTACCTCATCAAGGTGTTCGAGCAACTGTGGCGCCGCGCCGTGCCGTTGGGCGACGAGGTGACCTACGAGCACACGCCGGCGGGCATCTCCGGCGTGCAGCGCTCCATCGCCCAGCTCCTCATCGAGGGGCACGTGGACGAGGCCATCGCGCGCCGGCTCGGAATGAACGTACGGACCTGCCGCGCGCACATCGCCAAGCTCGCCTCCGCCCTGGGCAGCGGCAGCCGGGCACAACTGGGCTTCCTCATCGCGCAGTCGGGGATCCTGGAGGACTCGGAGGGCTGA
- a CDS encoding (2Fe-2S)-binding protein: MTPDDHGFRREMASAYRSGWQFIDLTSAIPYAGDSLKVTLFGQPIIVVREEDEDVRAYRCLRRPRGAPQPVRCEIRYGMVFVNLDQRDHQLFEPESAATPRSA, from the coding sequence ATGACCCCCGACGACCACGGCTTCCGCCGTGAAATGGCATCGGCATACCGCTCGGGCTGGCAGTTCATCGATCTCACCAGCGCCATTCCTTACGCCGGTGACTCACTGAAGGTCACCCTGTTCGGCCAGCCGATCATCGTGGTGCGGGAAGAGGACGAGGACGTCCGCGCCTACCGCTGTCTGCGCCGACCCCGGGGCGCACCGCAGCCCGTCCGCTGCGAGATCCGGTACGGCATGGTCTTCGTCAACCTGGACCAGCGTGACCACCAACTTTTCGAGCCCGAATCCGCCGCCACCCCCCGCAGTGCCTGA
- a CDS encoding pyridoxamine 5'-phosphate oxidase family protein, whose protein sequence is MSPSSTAGTASTAHDVLNPTSEYLAFWRERHVCTLTTPRPDGTPHLVPVGVTYDPEAGLARVISNRHSKKVRNVLEAQAGPRGGARVAVCQMEGRRWATLEGRAVVRTDEAAVAEAVRRYAERYGRTPSPNPDRVVIEIALDRAMGRA, encoded by the coding sequence ATGTCGCCTTCCAGTACAGCCGGGACCGCCAGCACGGCTCATGACGTACTCAACCCGACGTCCGAGTACCTCGCCTTCTGGCGGGAGCGGCACGTCTGCACGCTGACCACACCACGCCCGGACGGCACCCCGCACCTGGTGCCGGTGGGCGTGACGTACGACCCGGAGGCCGGGCTGGCGCGGGTGATCAGCAACAGGCACAGCAAGAAGGTCCGCAACGTCCTGGAGGCGCAGGCCGGCCCGCGGGGAGGGGCCCGGGTGGCGGTGTGCCAGATGGAGGGGCGCCGCTGGGCGACCCTGGAGGGCCGCGCGGTGGTCCGTACGGACGAGGCCGCGGTCGCGGAGGCGGTACGGCGCTACGCGGAGCGGTACGGGCGGACGCCCTCGCCGAACCCGGACCGGGTCGTCATCGAGATCGCCCTGGACCGGGCCATGGGGCGGGCGTAG